A stretch of Halostagnicola kamekurae DNA encodes these proteins:
- a CDS encoding DUF5817 domain-containing protein, with protein MYAVVGCSECSHLWLLEGRSETTQCPRCGSRRAYEKRKKFVETEDADHARDVRASMLANRQGEGETFAELDSYATLETRVDGGVIDETAYLESSGLDAEQIDAAGERDPRGPNRRGSKKDVVTRALEELEEPTEDEVVTYAGNRGVSAEYVRKALEKLTRHGEVSERRGRYRTL; from the coding sequence ATGTACGCCGTCGTCGGCTGTAGCGAGTGCTCGCATCTCTGGTTGCTCGAGGGGCGCTCGGAGACGACCCAGTGTCCCCGCTGTGGGTCGCGCCGGGCCTACGAGAAACGAAAGAAGTTCGTCGAAACCGAAGACGCCGATCACGCGCGCGACGTTCGCGCGTCGATGCTCGCGAACCGTCAGGGCGAGGGAGAGACATTCGCCGAACTCGACTCCTACGCGACCCTCGAGACCAGAGTCGACGGCGGCGTCATCGACGAGACGGCGTATCTCGAGTCATCCGGGCTCGACGCCGAACAGATCGACGCCGCCGGCGAACGCGACCCTCGCGGGCCGAATCGGCGCGGGTCCAAGAAGGACGTCGTCACCCGCGCGCTCGAGGAACTCGAGGAGCCGACCGAAGACGAGGTCGTCACGTACGCCGGCAATCGAGGCGTCTCGGCGGAGTACGTCCGGAAAGCCCTCGAAAAGCTCACGCGACACGGGGAGGTCAGCGAACGTCGCGGACGGTATCGGACGCTCTGA